From Deinococcus aquaticus, one genomic window encodes:
- a CDS encoding secondary thiamine-phosphate synthase enzyme YjbQ has translation MWAQHTLTLPARRRGFHLITREVTAAVPELARTRAGLLHVFIQHTSASLTLNENASPDVRDDFETYFNHAVPDGWEPFAHTLEGPDDMAAHIKASLLGPSLTLPVQSGRLALGTWQGVYLCEHRDHGGPRRLILTLTGEGA, from the coding sequence ATGTGGGCCCAGCACACCCTGACCCTGCCCGCGCGGCGGCGCGGCTTTCACCTGATCACGCGGGAGGTCACGGCGGCCGTCCCGGAACTGGCCCGCACCCGCGCGGGGCTGCTGCACGTGTTCATTCAGCACACCAGCGCCAGCCTCACCCTGAACGAGAACGCCAGCCCGGACGTCAGGGACGACTTCGAAACGTACTTCAATCACGCCGTCCCGGACGGCTGGGAACCCTTTGCGCACACCCTGGAGGGACCGGACGACATGGCGGCGCACATCAAGGCCAGCCTGCTGGGCCCCAGCCTCACGCTGCCCGTGCAGTCCGGACGCCTTGCGCTGGGCACGTGGCAGGGCGTGTACCTCTGCGAACACCGCGACCACGGCGGCCCCAGAAGACTGATCCTCACACTGACGGGGGAGGGCGCGTAG
- a CDS encoding FAD:protein FMN transferase, producing the protein MTAPLDPAPLDPVSPDLTLAALGTQVRAQGRGAFAALREVRRLEAVLTRFRPSPLTELNARGELRGPPEDLRLAVQHALDVARRTRGLITPAVLDALEAAGYTAAPGDTPARPAAPIPDLSALEGVTVQDDLIRLPRGVRLDLGGTAKSWIAARAARFLRGDSLLDAGGDLHLNFTRPGTLAVRTPPDAPPAFLNVGAGVSGVATSSVVARAWAGGHHLIDPRTARPAAAPWTQVTALTGRVTVAETLTKLALLGADDLLRDLAPAGTQLLAFDHAGHAHHWQAGRWTRRAA; encoded by the coding sequence ATGACGGCCCCCCTCGACCCAGCTCCCCTCGACCCGGTCAGCCCGGACCTGACCCTGGCCGCGCTGGGCACCCAGGTACGCGCGCAGGGACGCGGGGCGTTCGCGGCGCTCCGTGAGGTCCGCCGTCTGGAGGCCGTCCTGACCCGCTTCCGGCCGTCACCGCTGACGGAACTGAATGCCAGGGGTGAACTGCGAGGCCCGCCCGAGGATCTTCGGCTGGCCGTGCAGCACGCCCTGGACGTGGCGCGGCGCACGCGCGGCCTGATCACGCCCGCCGTACTGGACGCCCTGGAAGCCGCCGGGTACACCGCCGCCCCCGGAGACACGCCTGCGCGTCCCGCCGCGCCCATCCCGGACCTGAGCGCGCTGGAGGGCGTGACCGTGCAGGACGACCTGATCCGCCTGCCGCGCGGCGTGCGCCTGGATCTGGGCGGCACGGCCAAGAGCTGGATTGCCGCGCGGGCCGCCCGGTTTCTGCGCGGCGACTCGCTGCTGGACGCCGGGGGTGACCTGCACCTGAACTTCACGCGGCCCGGCACGCTGGCCGTCCGCACGCCCCCGGACGCGCCTCCCGCCTTCCTGAACGTGGGCGCGGGCGTCAGCGGCGTGGCGACCAGCAGCGTGGTGGCGCGCGCCTGGGCGGGCGGGCACCACCTGATCGACCCGCGCACCGCCCGCCCCGCCGCCGCGCCCTGGACGCAGGTAACGGCCCTGACCGGCCGCGTGACTGTCGCGGAAACACTGACGAAACTCGCGCTGCTGGGCGCAGACGACCTGCTGCGCGACCTCGCCCCGGCTGGCACGCAGTTGCTGGCCTTCGATCACGCCGGTCACGCGCACCACTGGCAGGCCGGCCGCTGGACCCGGAGGGCCGCATGA
- a CDS encoding ferric reductase-like transmembrane domain-containing protein, whose translation MTTHTPIPTPQRPAPPRTPTRRPNSVLDDAHNTTLTAGLLLIFGLAYLACWLHLGPHTLAWTLNRATGTVAYLLLAATTATGALLGSRYSPAWLTRAQQAGWHGVTSGFALTLGMVHGLLLTVDATYPQSLLAVLIPGASSVRPLPVALGTLGAYLLALVIVSTRARRHLNPRVWKALHLSAYPAFALLTAHGVTAGSDHLGALYATSVAAVAFTFGLRLLEETKKRRPPRSTG comes from the coding sequence ATGACCACGCACACCCCCATCCCCACCCCCCAGCGCCCCGCACCACCCCGCACGCCCACCCGGCGGCCCAACAGCGTCCTGGACGACGCCCACAACACCACCCTGACCGCCGGACTGCTGCTGATCTTCGGCCTCGCGTACCTCGCCTGCTGGCTGCACCTGGGGCCGCACACCCTGGCCTGGACCCTGAACCGCGCCACCGGCACCGTCGCGTACCTGCTGCTGGCCGCCACGACCGCCACGGGCGCCCTGCTGGGCAGCCGGTACTCGCCCGCGTGGCTGACCCGCGCGCAGCAGGCCGGGTGGCACGGCGTGACCAGTGGCTTCGCGCTGACCCTGGGCATGGTGCACGGCCTGCTCCTGACCGTGGACGCCACGTACCCGCAGTCGCTGCTGGCCGTCCTGATTCCCGGCGCGAGCAGCGTGCGGCCCCTGCCAGTCGCGCTGGGCACCCTGGGCGCGTACCTGCTGGCCCTGGTGATCGTCAGCACCCGCGCCCGCCGACACCTGAACCCCCGCGTGTGGAAGGCCCTGCACCTGAGCGCGTACCCCGCCTTCGCCCTGCTGACCGCGCACGGCGTCACCGCTGGCAGCGACCACCTGGGCGCGCTGTACGCCACGTCCGTCGCGGCTGTGGCGTTCACGTTCGGCCTGCGCCTGCTGGAAGAAACCAAGAAGCGCCGCCCACCCCGCTCCACCGGATGA
- a CDS encoding DUF4403 family protein, producing the protein MTASAALAAPPASPADPAPSVITVPVTVPLAGVQRAANARVPLEFARLDEQRSYLGGLLRVNLTGTVTRAGHVQVHALPDGSGLQISVPIRAAFRAEPGGIGSFLARDFGGEATVTLTVIPTITPDWEAAVTIKGNHAWTDPLSVELTQGVRVSVQSLVDAQVRAQLDTLAAQVQTAVREQARLRQRASTLWTKAQHPWTLPTPDPAYARATPLTLSVTPFQFTPDALNVTLGAQLRLDAGLGQAPPQPTRPLPPLHHTNTLTPTVHLRVPTHLPYPELSAAATREAARRTLTLPVPTSPTLRVTRVTLRPTGTDLTATINLQITGPLGLTLNATTDVRGTPTLDPATQTLTLKNPTVTTRRQGLTGRALAWLADTRAQTYITQAARIDLNPHLNTALTTLQRRLPFTPAPGITLAGQITTLRLTSLNVTPDALIITTEATGALGAHVQVE; encoded by the coding sequence ATGACTGCCTCCGCTGCGCTGGCTGCCCCTCCGGCCTCACCTGCCGACCCGGCCCCCTCGGTCATCACGGTGCCCGTCACGGTTCCCCTGGCGGGCGTGCAGCGCGCCGCGAACGCCCGCGTCCCCCTGGAATTCGCACGACTGGACGAACAACGCTCCTACCTGGGCGGCCTGCTGCGCGTCAACCTGACCGGCACCGTCACGCGTGCCGGGCACGTGCAGGTGCACGCCCTGCCGGACGGCTCCGGCCTGCAGATCAGCGTCCCCATCCGCGCAGCCTTCCGCGCCGAACCGGGCGGCATCGGCTCATTCCTCGCGCGGGACTTCGGCGGCGAGGCGACCGTCACCCTGACCGTCATACCGACCATCACGCCCGACTGGGAAGCCGCTGTGACCATCAAAGGCAACCACGCCTGGACGGACCCCCTGAGCGTCGAACTGACCCAGGGCGTGCGCGTCAGCGTGCAATCCCTGGTCGACGCCCAGGTGCGCGCGCAACTGGACACCCTGGCCGCGCAGGTACAGACAGCCGTCCGTGAACAGGCCCGCCTGCGCCAGCGCGCCAGCACCCTCTGGACGAAAGCACAACACCCCTGGACACTCCCCACCCCCGACCCCGCCTACGCCCGCGCCACCCCCCTCACCCTCAGCGTCACCCCCTTCCAGTTCACGCCCGACGCCCTGAACGTCACGCTGGGCGCCCAACTCCGCCTGGACGCCGGACTCGGCCAGGCCCCCCCACAACCCACGCGGCCCCTCCCCCCCCTGCACCACACCAACACCCTGACCCCTACCGTTCACCTGCGAGTCCCCACCCACCTCCCCTACCCCGAACTGTCCGCCGCCGCCACCCGCGAAGCCGCCCGCCGTACCCTCACCCTCCCCGTCCCCACCTCACCCACCCTCAGGGTCACCCGCGTCACCCTCCGGCCCACCGGCACCGACCTGACCGCCACCATCAACCTCCAGATCACCGGCCCCCTCGGCCTCACACTCAACGCCACCACCGACGTCCGCGGCACCCCCACCCTCGACCCCGCCACCCAGACCCTCACGCTGAAGAACCCCACCGTCACCACCCGCCGCCAGGGCCTCACCGGGCGCGCCCTCGCCTGGCTGGCCGACACCCGCGCCCAGACGTACATCACCCAGGCCGCCCGCATCGACCTGAACCCCCACCTGAACACTGCCCTCACCACCCTGCAACGCCGCCTGCCCTTCACGCCCGCCCCCGGCATCACCCTCGCCGGACAGATCACCACCCTGCGCCTCACCAGCCTGAACGTCACGCCCGACGCGCTGATCATCACCACCGAAGCGACCGGGGCTCTCGGGGCTCACGTTCAGGTGGAATGA
- a CDS encoding NUDIX domain-containing protein: MTDHPNWTSLIEDEVQPWETLESRQLVSGFRTVFEDRVRLPNGAETTYQYRPRGPRAVFVLPVTAAGEAVLIRQYRYPLRATVTEVVAGGVERGEDLLAAARRELHEEVGGVAAEWVSLPGFYPQPSISGVIFYPFLALGVTLGDMHHEDTETIERVVVPLAEAYRRLDAGEILDGSSSLAMWHARAVLVGRGLL; the protein is encoded by the coding sequence ATGACTGATCACCCGAACTGGACGTCGTTGATCGAGGATGAGGTTCAGCCGTGGGAGACGCTGGAGTCCCGGCAGCTCGTGTCGGGGTTCCGCACAGTGTTCGAGGACCGCGTGCGGCTCCCGAATGGCGCGGAGACCACCTATCAGTACCGTCCGCGTGGGCCGCGTGCGGTGTTCGTGTTGCCCGTGACGGCGGCGGGTGAGGCGGTCCTGATCCGTCAGTACCGCTACCCTCTGCGCGCGACCGTCACCGAGGTCGTTGCGGGTGGCGTGGAGCGCGGCGAGGACCTGCTCGCGGCGGCGCGGCGGGAACTGCACGAGGAGGTTGGGGGTGTGGCGGCGGAGTGGGTGTCGCTGCCGGGCTTCTACCCGCAGCCGAGTATCAGTGGCGTGATCTTCTACCCGTTCCTGGCGCTGGGCGTCACGTTGGGTGACATGCATCACGAGGACACCGAGACCATCGAGCGGGTGGTGGTGCCTCTGGCGGAGGCGTACCGCCGCCTGGATGCCGGGGAGATCCTGGACGGGTCGAGCAGTCTGGCGATGTGGCATGCGCGGGCGGTGCTGGTGGGGCGGGGGCTGCTCTGA
- a CDS encoding IMPACT family protein, with product MVGSDLPAPFVTLAGPHRWDAVIENSEFLAFADRADSPEGALAQLGVLRERYPDATHHCWAYRIGGAYRFGDDGEPGGTAGGPILRAIEGQGVDHVMVVVVRFYGGVKLGTGGLARAYGGGAAECLRTAARVTVRARRALRVSVPFEFLGGLYHLLGSLDAVRGEEAYSGSGVSLRLEVFPEDVGGVVAGLRDASRGAAEVVELPWGDTDSD from the coding sequence GTGGTGGGTTCGGATCTGCCGGCGCCGTTCGTGACTCTGGCAGGGCCGCACCGTTGGGATGCGGTGATCGAGAACAGTGAGTTCCTGGCGTTCGCGGATCGGGCGGATTCGCCGGAGGGGGCGCTGGCTCAGCTGGGGGTGTTGCGGGAGCGGTACCCGGACGCGACGCATCACTGCTGGGCGTACCGGATTGGGGGCGCTTACCGCTTTGGTGATGATGGCGAGCCGGGCGGCACGGCGGGCGGGCCGATCCTGCGGGCCATTGAGGGGCAGGGGGTGGATCACGTGATGGTGGTCGTGGTCCGTTTTTATGGTGGGGTGAAGCTGGGGACGGGCGGGCTGGCACGGGCGTATGGGGGCGGGGCGGCGGAGTGCCTGCGGACGGCGGCGCGGGTGACGGTGCGGGCGCGGCGGGCGCTGCGGGTGTCAGTGCCGTTCGAGTTTCTGGGGGGCCTGTATCACCTGCTGGGGTCGCTGGACGCGGTGCGCGGTGAGGAGGCGTACTCGGGGAGCGGGGTGTCGCTGCGCCTGGAGGTGTTCCCGGAGGATGTGGGTGGTGTGGTGGCGGGGTTGCGGGATGCGTCACGGGGGGCGGCGGAGGTTGTGGAGTTGCCGTGGGGTGATACAGACTCCGATTGA
- a CDS encoding GGDEF domain-containing protein, translating into MNLDNDLFQHLPVPAVQWAATCGGRARQNPAFGRAFAPGTLSVPLPHWTDGVHLTHLQASSGEYRVCRVTLSTLPCQDRVAIIEDVHAYHLDPLTGLLDRRAMMLDAGQRPPCPTATLALLDVDRLGQVNDLLGHAAGDRVLRLLGDLLGRAASAGGAHAYRLGGDEFVICAPHPLTDTHLGGLQVRYRDALRALGIPSGSFSYGLAHAPQHGETLDDLLAHADTQLGRQKRDRRGGLAAQFERLMQAGRAPRPGAAHRADCSRASDGRTSNESAVPADPRDQIRAVRGYHRALL; encoded by the coding sequence ATGAACCTCGACAACGACCTGTTCCAGCATCTTCCTGTTCCGGCCGTGCAGTGGGCCGCGACGTGCGGCGGGCGCGCCCGTCAGAACCCGGCCTTCGGGCGGGCCTTCGCGCCCGGCACCCTGAGCGTCCCGCTGCCCCACTGGACGGACGGCGTGCACCTGACCCACCTGCAGGCCAGCAGCGGCGAGTACCGGGTGTGCCGCGTGACCCTGAGCACCCTGCCCTGCCAGGACCGCGTGGCCATCATCGAGGACGTGCACGCCTACCACCTGGACCCCCTGACCGGCCTGCTGGACCGCCGCGCGATGATGCTGGACGCCGGGCAGCGCCCCCCCTGCCCGACCGCCACGCTGGCCCTGCTGGACGTGGACCGCCTGGGGCAGGTGAACGACCTGCTGGGCCACGCCGCCGGGGACCGCGTGCTGCGCCTCCTGGGCGACCTGCTGGGCCGCGCGGCCAGCGCCGGGGGAGCGCACGCCTACCGCCTGGGCGGCGACGAGTTCGTGATCTGCGCCCCGCACCCCCTGACCGACACGCACCTGGGCGGCCTTCAGGTCCGCTACCGGGACGCGCTGCGCGCGCTGGGCATTCCCAGCGGGTCGTTCTCGTACGGACTGGCACACGCCCCGCAGCACGGCGAGACCCTGGACGACCTGCTGGCCCACGCCGACACGCAACTGGGCCGCCAGAAACGCGACCGGCGCGGCGGACTGGCCGCCCAGTTCGAGCGGCTGATGCAGGCCGGCCGCGCCCCACGCCCCGGCGCGGCCCACAGAGCAGACTGCTCCCGCGCCTCAGACGGCAGGACCTCGAACGAGAGCGCCGTGCCCGCCGACCCGCGCGACCAGATCCGCGCCGTCCGTGGGTACCACCGGGCGCTGCTGTGA
- the ispF gene encoding 2-C-methyl-D-erythritol 2,4-cyclodiphosphate synthase, which produces MSSLPFRIGFGEDAHRLEAGLPLVLGGVPIPHAELGAVAHSDGDAVLHAVADALLSGLALGDIGQYFPDTAAEWRGMDSRVIVQRALELVRARGYVPGNVAVVVTLDRPKLGPLRADIARSVAGLLNLPESEVGVSFKTSEGLAPAHVQTRVTALLIRPGSVAP; this is translated from the coding sequence ATGAGTTCGTTACCGTTCCGCATAGGCTTTGGAGAGGACGCGCACCGGCTGGAGGCCGGGCTGCCGCTGGTGCTGGGGGGCGTGCCCATCCCGCACGCGGAACTGGGAGCCGTGGCGCACAGCGACGGTGACGCCGTGCTGCACGCCGTGGCCGACGCGCTGCTGTCAGGGCTGGCGCTGGGGGACATCGGGCAGTACTTCCCGGACACGGCCGCCGAGTGGCGCGGCATGGACTCCCGCGTGATCGTGCAGCGGGCGCTGGAACTCGTGCGGGCGCGTGGGTACGTGCCGGGGAACGTGGCGGTCGTGGTGACCCTGGACCGCCCGAAGCTGGGGCCGCTGCGCGCCGACATCGCCCGGTCGGTCGCGGGCCTGCTGAACCTGCCGGAAAGCGAGGTGGGCGTCAGTTTCAAGACCTCCGAGGGGCTGGCGCCCGCGCACGTGCAGACCCGCGTGACCGCGCTGCTGATCCGCCCGGGCAGCGTCGCACCGTGA
- a CDS encoding tRNA (cytidine(34)-2'-O)-methyltransferase, which yields MHVVLFEPEKAGNVGNVARTCSVLGADLHLIRPFGFHLHDREFRRAVMDYLQGVTLHEHASWTAFQDTLGAQARVWAFSTHATELHTRAGFARGDYLLFGPESRGLPAWLRDALPKLKLPQPGGGRSLNLSVAAGVAAFEAGRQIEGW from the coding sequence CTGCACGTCGTGCTGTTCGAACCCGAGAAGGCCGGGAACGTCGGGAACGTCGCGCGGACCTGCTCGGTGCTGGGCGCGGACCTGCACCTGATCCGCCCGTTCGGCTTTCACCTGCACGACCGTGAATTCCGCCGCGCCGTCATGGATTACCTTCAGGGCGTCACGCTGCACGAGCACGCCAGCTGGACCGCCTTTCAGGACACGCTGGGCGCGCAGGCGCGGGTGTGGGCGTTCAGCACGCACGCCACCGAACTGCACACCCGCGCGGGCTTTGCGCGGGGTGATTACCTGCTATTCGGCCCGGAATCACGGGGCTTGCCCGCGTGGCTGCGCGACGCCCTGCCGAAACTGAAACTCCCGCAGCCCGGCGGGGGCCGCAGCCTGAACCTGAGCGTCGCGGCGGGCGTCGCGGCCTTCGAGGCCGGACGGCAGATCGAGGGCTGGTAA
- a CDS encoding sensor domain-containing diguanylate cyclase, translating to MPRPRPAAPPQQIHRLREQQYAAHLSLSLLSAAVHAGLLWLSLAGDRQGVASLTGAVLLSVFMVATVLSRRVPLRVLTGGVAYALPLWLTVQVIAVGMEGRGIPPVFFLSLGVVGLLSLAWLPLNQAAALLLPLTGFMLAATLLFNPQDLSLMIYAAFLVALMVLMAQHGQLVSTERARNLSVQHAAQLDPLTGTLNRQAAWDTLETATRSPLNAARVAVILADIDHFGRINDLLRHRAADQVLREVATLLVSMTDRNVSVTRWNGDQFLLILPDVSVAAAHDVADRIVRTARNLNLPDLNGVPVSVGLAFAAETEDLDALIDLAVQRLHRAQEGGGNRWA from the coding sequence ATGCCCCGGCCCCGCCCCGCCGCCCCGCCGCAGCAGATTCACCGGCTGCGGGAACAGCAGTACGCCGCGCACCTGTCGCTGTCGTTGCTGTCGGCCGCCGTGCACGCGGGGCTACTGTGGCTGTCGCTGGCCGGGGACCGGCAGGGCGTGGCGTCCCTGACCGGGGCGGTGCTGCTCAGTGTGTTCATGGTCGCCACCGTGCTGTCCCGGCGGGTGCCGCTGCGGGTCCTGACCGGCGGGGTCGCGTACGCGCTGCCGCTGTGGCTGACGGTGCAGGTGATCGCGGTCGGCATGGAGGGGCGCGGCATTCCGCCCGTGTTCTTCCTGTCGCTGGGCGTGGTGGGGCTGCTGTCGCTGGCGTGGCTGCCGCTGAATCAGGCGGCGGCGCTGCTGCTGCCCCTGACGGGGTTCATGCTGGCCGCCACGCTGCTGTTCAACCCGCAGGACCTGTCCCTGATGATCTACGCGGCGTTCCTGGTGGCGCTGATGGTCCTGATGGCCCAGCACGGGCAACTGGTCAGCACGGAACGCGCCCGGAATCTCAGCGTGCAGCACGCCGCGCAACTCGACCCGCTGACCGGCACCCTGAACCGGCAGGCCGCCTGGGACACCCTGGAAACCGCCACGCGCTCTCCCCTGAACGCCGCGCGGGTCGCGGTGATCCTGGCCGACATCGACCACTTCGGGCGGATCAACGACCTGCTGCGCCACCGCGCGGCCGATCAGGTGCTGCGCGAGGTCGCCACGCTGCTGGTCAGCATGACCGACCGGAACGTCAGCGTGACCCGCTGGAACGGCGATCAGTTCCTGCTGATCCTGCCGGACGTCAGCGTGGCCGCCGCGCACGACGTGGCCGACCGGATCGTGCGGACCGCCCGCAACCTGAACCTGCCGGACCTGAACGGCGTACCGGTCAGCGTGGGCCTGGCCTTCGCCGCCGAGACCGAGGACCTCGACGCGCTGATCGACCTCGCCGTGCAGCGCCTGCACCGCGCTCAGGAGGGCGGCGGGAACCGCTGGGCCTGA
- a CDS encoding aminopeptidase → MTSHNQSSASDAPASEFSANLARYAELLVRTGVNLPAGGKVRIAAPVEAAELVRLTARAAYRAGASDVRVQYLDPHLDLALFEDGTDDAVAFMPAWQAQEREAMIEDGYASIGIIGEDPSLLSGVNPARVAARSKLTAQVLRQVSEATGSFRVNWTVAAMATPAWAARVYPDLPQQEAVARLWADIFAVTRADQPDPVAAWDAHLTRLERLTTYLTARQYAAVHLRSDLGTDLTVGLAENHVWQGGAETARNGVRGVPNLPTDEVFTAPHRERVNGWAVASKPLSARGQLIEGIRVRFENGRAAEVSATRGEDTLRQLIGTDEGAAHLGEVALVPASAPVAQTGTLFLNTLFDENAASHIALGRCYPTNVQGGTDEATLKAAGGNDSLIHVDWMIGTPATDVDGITKDGTREPLMRAGEWVVQG, encoded by the coding sequence ATGACTTCCCACAACCAGTCCAGCGCCAGTGACGCTCCAGCCAGCGAGTTCAGCGCGAATCTCGCGCGGTACGCCGAACTGCTCGTCCGCACGGGCGTGAACCTCCCGGCGGGCGGAAAGGTCCGGATCGCCGCGCCCGTCGAGGCAGCCGAGCTCGTGCGCCTGACTGCCCGCGCCGCTTACCGCGCCGGGGCCAGCGACGTGCGCGTGCAGTACCTCGACCCGCACCTGGACCTCGCGCTGTTCGAGGACGGCACCGACGACGCCGTGGCCTTCATGCCCGCGTGGCAGGCGCAGGAACGCGAGGCGATGATCGAGGATGGGTACGCGTCCATCGGGATCATCGGGGAGGACCCGTCGCTGCTCTCGGGCGTGAACCCCGCGCGGGTCGCGGCGCGCAGCAAACTCACGGCGCAGGTCCTGCGGCAGGTCAGCGAGGCGACCGGCAGTTTCCGCGTGAACTGGACGGTCGCGGCCATGGCCACCCCCGCGTGGGCGGCGCGGGTGTACCCGGACCTGCCGCAGCAGGAGGCCGTGGCGCGCCTGTGGGCCGACATCTTCGCCGTCACGCGCGCCGACCAGCCGGACCCGGTGGCCGCCTGGGACGCGCACCTGACCCGCCTGGAACGCCTGACCACCTACCTGACCGCCCGGCAGTACGCCGCCGTGCACCTGCGCAGCGACCTCGGCACGGACCTGACCGTGGGCCTCGCCGAGAACCACGTGTGGCAGGGCGGCGCGGAAACTGCCCGGAACGGCGTGCGCGGCGTCCCGAACCTGCCGACCGACGAGGTGTTCACCGCGCCGCACCGGGAGCGCGTGAACGGCTGGGCGGTCGCCAGCAAACCGCTCAGCGCGCGCGGGCAGCTGATCGAGGGCATCCGCGTGCGCTTCGAGAACGGCCGCGCCGCCGAAGTGAGCGCCACGCGCGGCGAGGACACCCTGCGCCAGCTGATCGGCACTGACGAGGGAGCCGCGCACCTGGGCGAGGTGGCCCTGGTTCCCGCCAGCGCGCCCGTCGCGCAGACCGGCACGCTGTTCCTGAACACCCTGTTCGACGAGAACGCCGCCTCGCACATCGCGCTGGGCCGCTGCTACCCCACCAACGTGCAGGGCGGCACCGACGAGGCCACCCTGAAGGCCGCCGGGGGGAACGACAGCCTCATCCACGTGGACTGGATGATCGGCACGCCCGCCACCGACGTGGACGGCATCACGAAGGACGGCACCCGCGAACCCCTGATGCGCGCCGGGGAATGGGTCGTGCAGGGGTGA
- a CDS encoding ferritin-like domain-containing protein — protein sequence MSNPLNRRKFLGAAGAVGVTTALASCAPAMGMGEAKPNLDATIFNFALNLEYLEAAFYLAAVGRLEELDSVGGNSSKVILPAGFTGKNGDGVKFQSADVRAYANEVATDELNHVRIIRKVLGFGAVAQPTLDLGPAFLAAGSAASGGAITGFNPFANDLFFLHGAFIFEDVGVSAYKGAARLLSDTSAGGNLENAAGILAVEAYHAGMIRTLLYQQRDTQVTPALKVSDVVQAISNLRDSVDGATDVDQGILENGAANIVLADSNGIAYSRTPRQVGNIVFLAVDAVKGGFYPDGLSGDFSKILAL from the coding sequence ATGAGCAACCCCCTGAACCGCCGTAAATTCCTCGGAGCTGCCGGAGCTGTCGGCGTCACGACCGCCCTGGCCAGCTGCGCGCCCGCCATGGGTATGGGCGAAGCCAAACCCAACCTGGACGCCACGATCTTCAACTTCGCGCTGAACCTCGAGTACCTGGAAGCGGCGTTCTACCTCGCGGCCGTGGGTCGCCTGGAAGAACTGGATAGCGTGGGCGGCAACAGCAGCAAGGTCATCCTGCCCGCCGGCTTCACCGGTAAGAACGGCGACGGCGTGAAGTTCCAGTCGGCCGACGTGCGCGCCTACGCGAACGAGGTGGCGACCGACGAGCTGAACCACGTGCGCATCATCCGCAAGGTGCTGGGCTTCGGCGCCGTGGCGCAGCCGACCCTGGACCTGGGCCCGGCCTTCCTGGCCGCCGGCAGCGCCGCGTCGGGCGGGGCGATCACGGGCTTCAACCCGTTCGCGAACGACCTGTTCTTCCTGCACGGCGCGTTCATCTTCGAGGACGTGGGCGTCAGTGCGTACAAGGGCGCCGCGCGCCTGCTGAGCGACACGAGCGCCGGCGGGAACCTGGAGAACGCGGCGGGCATCCTGGCTGTCGAGGCGTACCACGCGGGCATGATCCGCACCCTCCTGTACCAGCAGCGCGACACGCAGGTCACGCCCGCCCTGAAGGTCAGTGACGTGGTGCAGGCCATCAGCAACCTGCGCGACAGCGTGGACGGCGCGACCGACGTGGACCAGGGCATCCTGGAGAACGGCGCGGCGAACATCGTGCTGGCCGACTCGAACGGCATCGCGTACAGCCGCACGCCCCGTCAGGTGGGGAACATCGTGTTCCTGGCCGTGGACGCCGTCAAGGGTGGCTTCTACCCGGACGGCCTCAGCGGCGACTTCAGCAAGATTCTCGCGCTGTAA